A genome region from Corallococcus soli includes the following:
- a CDS encoding DUF4142 domain-containing protein, producing MRLAGYWLGAVLAGAMVLGGSACGADADDKDTNPPPGLQTVADAGTVLTLTDAQIARVLQVANEGEVMLGNFGAPLATDPAVRDFNTAMVTEHTAARQRLDAFLQSQGITPEDSPLSLQLQAEVQQMMEILQGPEAPQGAAFDLALMSAQLNAHARTAFIGDSLLTPQVTLPAMAQELQTQRQQVQIHIQEAEALQTRLLPIPPP from the coding sequence ATGCGATTGGCAGGATATTGGCTGGGTGCGGTACTGGCGGGTGCGATGGTGCTGGGTGGCTCAGCGTGCGGCGCCGACGCCGATGACAAGGACACCAATCCTCCGCCCGGACTCCAGACCGTCGCGGACGCCGGCACGGTGCTGACGCTCACCGACGCGCAGATCGCCCGCGTGCTGCAGGTGGCGAATGAAGGCGAGGTGATGCTCGGCAACTTCGGCGCGCCGCTCGCCACCGATCCCGCCGTGCGCGACTTCAACACCGCCATGGTCACCGAGCACACGGCCGCGCGGCAGCGGCTGGATGCGTTCCTGCAAAGCCAGGGCATCACCCCGGAGGACAGCCCGCTGAGCCTCCAGTTGCAGGCGGAGGTCCAGCAGATGATGGAGATCCTCCAGGGGCCCGAAGCACCCCAGGGCGCCGCGTTCGACCTGGCGCTGATGAGCGCGCAGCTCAACGCGCACGCGCGCACCGCCTTCATCGGCGACAGCCTCCTGACGCCCCAGGTCACCCTGCCGGCCATGGCCCAGGAGCTCCAGACCCAGCGGCAGCAGGTCCAGATCCACATCCAGGAAGCAGAGGCCCTCCAGACGCGGCTGCTGCCCATCCCCCCCCCGTAG